Below is a genomic region from Xiphophorus hellerii strain 12219 chromosome 1, Xiphophorus_hellerii-4.1, whole genome shotgun sequence.
TGTACCTGTAATTTTTCATCCCCGAGTCGAATTTGGTATAAAAGAGCCGGGGCTTCTGGGAAACGTGTCTGAAATTCATGATCCTGTAACCCTGATATGTCCTGTTACGAACAGACAAagattattttgaaaatgacttCAAAATCCTCCATTAAAAAAGCTCAAGATAACAGACAGTACCATTTGAAAAGGCGACCCTGGAAGAAGAAATCGTTTCCCTCAAACTCTTAATGACTCATAAATTCTCCTTTCAACTAACACAGACCTGATCCAGATGACAGAATGTCTCCTTTAGATGCTGCAAGAGCTGACAGTCCAGCCTGTTGGTCAGCTGGCAGTCTCTGTAGGGAAACCCTGCCCTCTGCAGGAGCCAGAAGAAAGTGCGGGTCACGTCTGAACCGCCATAGGCCAAACAAAGCCTGCGGAGTGGaggagcaaacacacacacacacgcatgaaATGCaagaaatcaacttttttctgttgtttataaGTTTGTGATTTGCAGCCCTTCCTCCACCTTGAGTTTCGATGGGACACTCCATCCTCAACACAGCAGATGCTGGTCTTCTGATCGCCCACATCCACGACACAAGCGCTGCTCAACCCGCTGCCGAATGTAGCGCACACCTGACTCCTGGTGCGCAATGATGGCTGCAAATTACACATATTTTCACTCCATAAAGCAGAAACTATGAAGCAATGAACAGTTTATTAACATGTGTGCCTTGAGATAATACTCacaacttttcatattttgtcacagttttcgtaaaaaaataaaaatatcaaggATGGGTTAAAGGGAACAGAATTCTATATTTGAAAAGCTCATCAAAACATACCCAAAAAGATTTGGTTAAAATCGAAATTTAGAAAAACCAACACAGTTTTTCCTGTCTTCACAGCTCTGTACTGCTTTGTATTGGTCGACTACACCAAATTCCAACAAGGCAACAGATTGTGTGACTGCAATGTGTCAATATGAAAAGGATTAAGGAGTGTGAAGACATTTGCAACAGTAAATGCCCGGTGGTCAATACCTGAAAAGCCCATGTTATGTAGCAATATGTTGACAATTTCCTTTACATGCTGTCTGTTGTAGATGTCGGGGACCAACAGGATGCATCTGTAATACTAGAAgtcatgaacaaataaaaagcaaaatcaaatgCTGATGCAGCAAAAGGAAGTTTTTCATCCCACTTTGCAAGGTTCATTGAGGTTAAAGCTTCTTACATTGAAGAACTACAGCAAAAATGGTACAAATTCCATCAATAGAAACCTTTCCTTATCAAATTTTCGTGTATTTTTTTCTAGTGTGAAAAGAATGCAAAGAAGAAAGGCATAAAGAGCTGAAATGAGAGTTTCACCTTCAACTCTTTTAGGGGAATCTCCAGATGCTTCTGAATGACGTAACTCCACAGCGTCTCCAGATCGGCCAGCACTGCGGTCAGAGACCCTCCAGAGCCAGAATGCACATTGAGCTGACCTCTGATCACAGGCCAGTGGAGGTTGTAACAGTCTGATGGATTCACATACAGAGCCTGTAACAAGACATGATCAAGATGgctgaacaataaataaaccacCCAGAATTGATCAAACATTATACAGACActgtatattgtttttttgtgtgtctatttTACCTCCTCTCCCACCAGATAATTGGGATGGTGGCTTGTGTTTGTCCACTTCACTCTTGAACTGCTGTCTAGAACTGCTGGACGGATCTGACAGTTATAAGCCCTGGCCtgaaaacacagacaggaagCTGAATCAAGTGACCGCCTCCCCAAACACCACATAATACAACCTAACTCGTGTTGCTACAGCATCGATAGCCATTTCAAAACTTCTACCATTTCCTGCACCGGTTGTACCTTTTGTAAACAAACCTGTTCAGCAGACACAGGAGTCCTTCTCACGCCGTTGGACATCTTCTTGGACCAGATGGCCTGGTCCACCATTTTCAGTCCATTCTGCCTCTGCTCGCTGCTCTCTGCCTTCTGTTGGCCATGAAGACAAATCGATCATATCAGAAACAGCCAGGTACGACAAGGTGGGCGTTAGAATCATACCGGTTTAATGGTGACTTACATTCAGACCGTCTCTCAGCAGCCAAGCATCTTCATGCCTGGCCTGTCCACCCTGCTTATGTCGCCGCGCGATTACGTGAGGGATAATGACAGGAAGGGTGTCTGTGGCTCGGCCAATGCGAAGCGTTCTTGATCCAGGGTGGATCACAATGACAAAATTGCTCTGTATTTGCTATGAGACATAAaggtaatacattttaatgtaaaatataaacaattcaTGGTTGTGCACACAAAACATTATTAGAAAAGTCACAAAGTCTCTGGTGCTTCATGGTCAGAAATCCATCCTAGCACATGTTGTATAACATATAGCTCAGTGTTACGAGCATTAAATAAGATTTCATTTGCCACTtatggaaaaaaaggaaatttaaaattataagtGTTCAgggaatttattttaagttttaaaaacactatttacttttttaaagaaaatataaatttgtttgGATGACAGTGTTCTTCAGGACCAAGTTCTGAAGAGCTATCTACATTTAAATCAGATGTCAAAACACACCTtcacctttcttttcttttaattttattcttaaactAAGCTTTTACACACAACccaaaaccagaacaaaaaataaataaatacagctaTTGTATTATAGcgttataaaaagaaattgttttcaaaatgaaatgaaaagttatttttactacttaataaaagaaaaccaaacagatAAAGTTTagtgaagtaaaatattttgatgacataaaaagaaataaagataaatactTCCTGAGCGGCTTCAGGGATCGCTGCAGGAGCGATGGGTCTCTTCACTCCGCGCTGctgctccttctctttctccttGTCCCGCtccttttccttctccttcCCGCTCTCCTGCTCTTTCTCGGCCTGCGTCATGGTCACGTTttacattttaggaaaaatgtatCTGGAAAAAGATAGACTGGTGCTTCACAAAGCGACTCAATATGTAACAACAAATTTCCAGTCTCGCCTCGGTCAGTGTAGGTTTTACTTCCGTGTTTTATCACGTGACTCTTCTTCTTCGCGGGGAGTTTTAGTGGTCACAGAGTTGCATTATCGCCATCAACTGGTAGAAAGCGTTGATTGCGATGACAGTTCTGCAAAAAGTGATGCACTTACCATTGGTTTTACTCTGATTAGCATTTTCTGGAGCCTTCCTGTAATTCTCCTCAAGCTTTAAATTTGGAAAGTAAAAGTGGGACGCCTTATTCAACTGCATCCTTCATGTattctgttcatttatttttgtaacagaatacaaaatacaacaaaaaaagtctaaacTCTATTAAATAGTCGTTTTCTTAAGATGTTTGTCAGTATGGTGGTACTTTGAAAGTAAATACTGAGGTTGTTTGAAAAGGTTTGAAAATCATTGGATCAACCCAAACAAGCTAAACAATACCaagaagaaacataaaacataaaaatatctatCACTTGGTGACAAATAATGGAACATTATCCAGTGACATACTATATGTCTGCTTCAACCTTTTTATATCTTATGTTCTCTGCTTTTTCCAACACTCATGCATCTatgattttctgaaacaaaaaaaacaaacttttttttgtcttcctcttatggttttggatattttcttcagctttccTTTGAAGATATGAATCTATACTGGTGTCTTACATATccttttgtctgtcttttgtgcaGTTTCATTTTCGGTCTCTCTGGTACTCAAGCAAATGTGACTGCTTGTTCCTTCATCTGCATTCTGTGTGATGGTGGCTGgttctctaaaaaaaatatcaggtcttatgttaaaaaagaaaaacggggggaaaaaaactgtaaactgGTTATTAATGAACTTGTGTCAAAACTGTTTCTTACATGGAAACTAAGAGGGTGTGTGCAGTTTTCATGCAATCTTACAACGCAATGGCCATCTGTCATCTGCTTTTACATAATGCATTCTACTGCTAATCCTGCTTTTCAATTTTCCATAAGTGCTAAACAACATGACCTCTGGATGAATCTGAGGGCTTTTGAATGATTTCCACTTGTGAATAACTGATTTTGTTATAGAATGAATCACCCCAAATAGTTTGGAAATGGCCCAGAGCCATTCAATTGTGTTGAATTTAATTCCTTCAGATTACAAACTGTTAAGCTCTCAAGTTTTACGGAGAACACACACTCCTGCTGAcgaacagctttttaaaaattaaactattttaatcaaaaaacatacaaatattcTTATTCctactttttcacatgttgcaatacaaccacaaacttcaaagtattgTATTATTGTCCTGTGCTGGTACTCTTTAAGAGTCAGGGTTGCCAATAGATACAAACTATCAAGTTTTATTTCTACGTAGGAAATAAAACCATCCTCTGACTTCAAATGAAATTTAAGAACTGGAGATATTTTCTTGAGGATTCCTTTGGGTCCTCAAGATAGGTTACAGCAAAAAATACAGCATGGATTTGTCTTCAACCCTCttagttatttttacatttgatttcAATTCAAACTTTCAAATATTGTCACAGATTCTTGATTATAATTAGGGCTAGCACTTTTACAGGGCTAACACACAGACATGCTCTGATCAAAACCCTTTTAATGAAGAAAAGGCATTCGCCAGTGTCAACATGTTACATTGTATGCTGTGTTCAGGATCATGTGCAGTTAGTTTGCCG
It encodes:
- the actr8 gene encoding LOW QUALITY PROTEIN: actin-related protein 8 (The sequence of the model RefSeq protein was modified relative to this genomic sequence to represent the inferred CDS: deleted 2 bases in 2 codons), whose product is MTQAEKEQESGKEKEKERDKEKEKEQQRGVKRPIAPAAIPEAAQEQIQSNFVIVIHPGSRTLRIGRATDTLPVIIPHVIARRHKQGGQARHEDAWLLRDGLNKAESSEQRQNGLKMVDQAIWSKKMSNGVRRTPVSAEQARAYNCQIRPAVLDSSSRVKWTNTSHHPNYLVGEEALYVNPSDCYNLHWPVIRGQLNVHSGSGGSLTAVLADLETLWSYVIQKHLEIPLKELKYYRCILLVPDIYNRQHVKEIVNILLHNMGFSAIIAHQESVCATFGSGLSSACVVDVGDQKTSICCVEDGVSHRNSRLCLAYGGSDVTRTFFWLLQRAGFPYRDCQLTNRLDCQLLQHLKETFCHLDQDISGLQDHEFQTRFPEAPALLYQIRLGDEKLQAPMGLFYPSTFGIVGQKMTSLQHRSQGNSEDPHDEHYLLSTQSKGEQSSKSAAERKAVSRPGGGLDGDLNCQGRMGEMSDMPRGCGSGSAAGGGMLGEMELGPSQGECLMSPGEAEESLSTHLSRKTAIISQFESKALGLDKAILHSIDCCGKKRRTETKRKMYSSILVVGGGLMFHGAQEFLLHRIINKMPPSFRRLVDNVEVITRPKDMDPRLISWKGGAVLACLDTTQEMWIHQREWQRFGVRMLRERAAFVW